Proteins co-encoded in one Arachis hypogaea cultivar Tifrunner chromosome 13, arahy.Tifrunner.gnm2.J5K5, whole genome shotgun sequence genomic window:
- the LOC112732875 gene encoding bidirectional sugar transporter SWEET14 has protein sequence MAMTRESWAFVFGLIGNVISFAVFLAPIPTFYQIYKKKTSEGFQSLPYVVALFSAMLWIYYALVKKDAALLLITINTFGIVVETAYLAIFLFYAPKKARFSTIKLLMLLNVFGFGAMLLATLYLSKGAKRLAIIGWICLVFNISVFAAPLFIMRKVIKTRSVEYMPFTLSFFLTINAVMWFFYGLFLKDYYIALPNTLGFLFGIIQMVLYLMYRNATPVALQEPVKAQELNGHTIDVLKIDTNHALAKV, from the exons ATGGCCATGACCCGTGAATCTTGGGCTTTTGTGTTTGGCCTCATAG GCAACGTGATCTCCTTTGCGGTGTTCCTTGCTCCAAT ACCGACCTTCTACCAAATATATAAGAAGAAAACGAGCGAAGGATTTCAGTCACTTCCATATGTGGTTGCACTCTTTAGTGCAATGCTTTGGATTTATTATGCATTGGTTAAGAAAGATGCTGCTCTTCTTCTTATCACCATTAACACCTTTGGAATTGTTGTAGAAACTGCTTACCTTGCTATCTTCCTGTTTTATGCCCCAAAGAAGGCTAGG TTTTCGACGATCAAGCTTCTTATGTTGCTGAATGTGTTTGGGTTTGGAGCTATGTTGTTGGCAACTCTGTATTTATCTAAGGGAGCGAAGCGTCTTGCTATCATTGGATGGATTTGCCTCGTCTTCAACATTAGTGTTTTCGCTGCGCCTCTCTTCATCATG AGGAAAGTGATCAAGACGAGGAGTGTGGAGTACATGCCATTCACCTTGTCCTTCTTCTTAACCATCAACGCCGTTATGTGGTTCTTCTATGGCCTTTTCCTCAAAGACTACTACATTGCt CTTCCGAACACGCTGGGATTTCTGTTCGGGATCATTCAGATGGTGCTGTATTTGATGTACAGAAATGCGACACCGGTGGCACTGCAAGAGCCAGTGAAAGCGCAAGAGCTTAATGGCCATACCATCGATGTTCTCAAGATCGACACCAATCATGCTCTTGCCAAAGTCTAA